The Verrucomicrobium spinosum DSM 4136 = JCM 18804 DNA segment CAAGGTGGTGGCTCCGCGTGGGAAGGGGGACTTTGTGGTGAAGGCAGAAGGGGGGACGGCATCTCCCAAGGGAAACGAACTGCTGGTGTGGAACTGGGTAGTTCCTGAAACCCCAGGCCTGTATTGTCTTCAGATCACCAATCGCGACACGGGTGGTATGATGTGTCTGCATGGGCTGGTGTGCGTGCCCTATCGGGGAGAGGAGAGGCTGGAAGGTTATCAGATCGGCCAGTATCAGAAGACTCCGCTCAACAACAACCTCCGGTATGCCATGCCGCTTGGGCTGTTCCGCGTGACCCGGGAGATGGAGGACACCTGGCTCACTCCCCACTTTCAGTTGCGGCAGTTCATGTGCAAACAGGTCTCCACCTACCCCAAGTTTGTGTTGTTGGAATCGAGTTTGCTCCTGAAACTTGAAGCACTCGTGGAAGGGTTGGAAAAGCGGGGCATCAAGGAAGGTAGCATCTTTGTGGCCAGTGGTTATCGCACTCCGGCCTACAACAAGGCCCTGGGGAACACGACCGTTTACAGCCGCCATTTGTATGGGGATGCCGCGGACATTCTGGTCGATCAGGATCGTGATGCGCGCCTGGATGACCTGAACAAAGATGGCAAGGTGGATGCCAAGGACACCGTGTGGCTGACCAAGCTGGTGGCCGAGGTGAGTTCCAGTTTCCCGGCGGCCTTTGAAGGCGGTCTGGGGCTCTATCCCTTCAAGTCCCCGGCGACCGCTTTTATCCACACAGACACTCGCGGTGAACCGACCCGCTGGGGGTTCCCTCAGGCAAACAACCGCCTCCGTCCTGGGCCAAAGCGCCTGCTGCAACCTTGTGATGATGGTTGTGGGCATGAGCACCAGGTGAGTGTTCTGATGGCAGATCTGTCAGGATGGCGGGTGCCATTGGCAAGACCTGCGGGGGCGGGTTCGATATTCCATCCAGCCAGCGGAGCGTTTGCGATACCTCACTAAGTAGAAGGAGATTCAATATTCATGAACCCTGACCCGAAACCCGACGTCCACATCATCACTCAGGATGAAGCCGCCCAACAGAAGATGATGCCCTATGATCAGAATCTAGGGAAATTGAAGAAGGGAGAAGAGGCCGGCAATACACCACGACCTGAGCTCACGGATGCACCGATGGACGAAAATCTCGTGGATGATGATATCATTGAGGAGGGACGGCACACGACGTAGAAGACAGAAGACGCCAGACATGAGCTGGCGCATGATCGGATGTGCCGGGTGCGCGCATCAGTAAGAGGAATGAGGGACATTCTTGTCTTGGTTCGATACAAACGTCCCATGAGATGGTCTGTGTCTTCCCACGTCCGAACATCATGGGTTGTAGGGCGACCGCCCCGGTTGCCTCAGTCAGGGGCAGCGCGTGGCAAGCGGAGCGCTTGCCCTACAGCGTCAGGGGCGGCGTTGAACAACCAAGTCCCTTGGATGTTATGTGCACGAACCCGCATCCAACCACCCTGGGTTGTAGGGCGACCGCCCCGGTTGCCTCAGTCAGGGGCAGCCCGCGGCAAGCGGAGCGCTTGCCCTACAGCGTCAGGGGCGGCATTGAACGACCCATGGCCCTTGGATGTGCTGTTCCCGAATCCGCATCCAACCACCCTGGGTTGTAGGGCGACCGCCTCGGTTGCCTCAGTCAGGGGCAGCGCGTGGCAAGCGGAGCGCTTGCCCTACAGCGTCAGGGGCGGCGTTGAACGACCAATGGCCCTTGGATGTGCTGTTTCTGTCCTCGCATCCAACCACCCTGGGTTGTAGGGCGACCGCCCCGGCTGCCTCAGTCAGGGGCAGCGCGTGGCAAGCGGAGCGCTTGCCCTACAGCGTCAGGGGCGGCGTTGAACGACCAATGGCCCTTGGATGTGCTGTTTCTGTCCTCGCATCCCACCACCCTGGGTTGTAGGGGACCGCCCCGGTTGCCTCAGTCAGGGGCGATGCGCGGCAAGCGGAGCGCTTGCCCTACAGCGTCAGGGGCGGCGTTGAACGACCAATGGCCCTTGGATGTGCTGTTTCTGTCCTCGCATCCCACCACCCTGGGTTGTAGGGGACCGCCCCGGTTGCCTCAGTCAGGGGCGATGCGCGGCAAGCGGAGCGCTTGCCCTACAGCGTCAGGGGCGGCGTTGAACGACCAATGGCCCTTGGATGTGCTGTTCTCGAACCCGCATCCAACCACCCTGGGTTGTAGGGCGACCGCCCCGGTTGCCTCCGTCAGGGGCAGCGCGTGGCAAGCGGAGCGCTTGCCCTACAGCGTCAGGGGCGGCGTTGAACGACCAATGGCCCTTGGATGTGCTGTTTCTGTCCTCGCATCCAACCACCCTGGGTTGTAGGGCGACCGCCCCGGCTGCCTCAGTCAGGGGCAGCGCGTGGCAAGCGGAGCGCTTGCCCTACAGCGTCAGGGGCGGCGTTGAACGACCCATGGCCCTTGGATGTTCTGTTCCTGACCTCGCATCCAACCACCATGGGTTGTAGGGCGACCGCCCCGGTTGCCTCAGCCAGGGGTAGCGCGCGGCAAGCGGAGCGCTTGCCCTACAACGTCAGGGGCGGCGTTGAACGACCCATGGCCCTTGGATGTTCTGTTCCTGACCTCGCATCCAACCACCCTGGGTTGTAGGGCGACCGCCTCGGTTGCTTCAGTCAGGGGCGACGCGTGGCAAGCGGAGCGCTTGCCCTACAGAGGCTCCACAGGGTCGCGGCCAACCTGCGACTACAGCTCCGCCGCTCCGACTTTTCACCCTCAACTTATCACTTCACAAAAAGGCGTGGAGTTGTCTCCACGCCTTTTGACTCATTGAACCTCATTCATGGCGCCAGGCCATTTTTTCATCACTTGGCAGGCAGCACCTGCACACTGTCGAGGTGCACGTTGCCGTTGGCTCCGGCGGTGCGGAAGACTACTGCGGCTTCTTCGCCAGCGTTGAACTTGAAGGTGCCAAGCGAGTGGAATCCTTTCGGCAGTTCCGCAGCCTTGCTCTGATCCACCTTGAAGGTCTTTTCGCCGTCGGCGCTCAGCACGGACACAGGCACCTCCTTGGAGCGGTTTTCGTGGGGCTGGTATGAGATGCGCACTTCGTATTTGCCAGTTTCCTTGACGCTGAAAGCGAAGCGGGCGGAGGCTCCTGCCTCTGCACCGTAGCGGTAGCCTTCATTGACGAAGGGTTTCAGCCCTTCACCCACGGCCCACTTGCCGGTCAACTCGGCGTCATTGTCGTCAATGACAATGCCTTCGAGGGTGTTGATGGCAATGTGGTCATGCACAATTTCGGGAAGCTTGGCGGCGTCCTTGGGCAGATAGAGGGGGGATTCGATGGCATCGCGGCGCATGGCACCGGGTTGCCGCATGAGGTCCTTGAGGTTGTCCAGGTACTGCTCATATACACCGCGCGGAGAGGTCTGGTGACGCACGCAGAGGTACGCTGCCTTGCCCACCACTTCACCCATCATGCCGCAGGTGCGCATCACGCGAGTGGAACCCAGAGCATTGTGGTCCACGGAAATATTGCGGCCCGCCATGAAGAGGTTTTCCACATCCTTGGAGTAGAAGCAGCGGTAGGGTACCGGGTAGCCGTTGCGGCGGTCCACCCCCTTGCCGAAGGCGGCGCGCGAGATGAACGGATTGTCCCCGTACTTCTTCATGTACTGCTCCTTGGGATAGTGGAGGTCCAGGTCCCAGGTGGTGGGCACGCAACCGTCCGGGAATTCCTTTTTGGAGACGATGTCCTCCTGAGTCAGCACAATGTCGCCTTGCAGCAGGCGTGACTCACGGGTCCCGCCAATGAAGGCCAGCCACTGGAAGCCGTAGTTGGCATACTTCTCCGGGTTGGACTTGCGCATGGCGCTGAAGGCACCGAAGACAGCGCGGAAGTTCCAGTCGCGCACGAGTTCGAGGTCTTCAATCGGGTGTTTGTCGAAGCCCGATTCCCAGAACCACTCGCCATGGAGCAGGTCGCTGGGCATGAAGGTGGTGTTCTGGGGGAAGTTCTTGGACTTAAGGGGGCGTGGGGTGGGGAAGTCTTCTTCAGGGGTCAACTCCAGGGCCCAGGGTGTTTCCGGCCAGCTTTGCGCCGCGTCCTGCTTTGCCACCACCCACATGTTGCTCATGCCCATGTGGCCTTTTTCCAGCATGGTGAAGCTGGCCTTGGCCAGGGCACCGAGGTAGCCGTGTCCGGTGCAGTCCACGAAGAATTTGCCCACGAACTTCTTCTCTTCACCGGTCTTGGTGTTGAGGGCCACGGCACCGCGGATCTTCGGCACGCGGCTCTTGTCCATCTCCACCTTCCAGACGTGGTTGTTGAGAAAGAGGTCGAGGTTCTTTTCCTTGCGAGCGACGCCTTCTTTGAGTTCGTCACCATATTCCTCCGGCAGGCCGGGACTGTTGCTGGCGCGGTCAGTGAATTCCTCCACGATCTCCCCCAGATGCGGGTAGAGGCCGCGGCGGGTGCCCCCCTGGGCCCACACCTGCACTTCGCTGGAGCCGTTGCCACCCAGCACAGGGCGGTTCTGGATCAGAGCCACTTTGAGACCCTGACGGGCACCGCTCAATGCGGCAGCCGTGCCAGCGTAACCGCCACCCACCACGACGAGGTCATACTCCTTCGTTTCGGGTGGCGTGTCTGGCAGTCCCAGTTCCTTGTGGCGGAAGCTGGCGAGGGCCTTGGCCTCCACCGGGGGCTTGGCGTCGAGGTCCGTGGTGAGGTAGATCGCATCCACGCGGCCGTTGAAGCCGGTCTTGTCCTGCAGGCCGACTTTGAGAGGGCCGGCCGCGAGGTCCACGGTGCCGCCATCATCCCACTGCCAGTCCTTGCCAGTGGTGCCGAAGTCCTTGTCCAGTGTCTTGCCGTTCAGGCTGAGCTGGAATTTGCCAGGAGCGCCTTTGGCGTCCCAGTGGCCCACCCAGTTCTTCGTGCGCACCCAGACGCGGTATTTACCGGCTGGCACGGACTTCTGAACCGTGGTGGTGGCGTCTTTCACGGGTGTCCCCAAGCCGTGGGCCATGAGGTAGGGGGAGCCTATGATCTCGATGAACTGGGTGTCCAGCACCCAGCCGCCGTAGATGTCGAATGACTCGGCCTCAATGAAAGCGGAGTTCGCAGCATGGGTCACAGCCGGGGACACAGCCAGTGTCATCGCGGCTGCCAGCAGGGTGGGCAGATGGGATCTCATCATGGGTTCAGTAAAAAGAGGAAGGCGCCTCCTCCGCACAGAGGCGCGGTGGGGGCAATAGCGTGAGTCCTGTAAGAGGAGTTTTGGACAACAAAGTTGGAGGGCTGTTTCTTTCGGCAGAGAGCGGATGTCCTGACCGGGTAAAGAGTTTTATCTTGCCTGTCGTGGAATCTTCCCGGCAGAATGCGCGTTCACGCACGTTCCTGCTATGAAACCCTCTTACGTCATTCCTGCGTTGTGGGCCGCTTTTTCGGCGGCTATTGTTCCTGCTCAACAAACGCCCTCGCCCCCAGTGGGCGTGGCTCAGGCTGCGCAACTGACTGCCGCACCCGACACCTGGAGTACCAAAACCTATCGGTTTCCTTCAGATGATCTGGGGACCGGGTTTGTCTCCCGGGACAAGGGGCAGCTCAGGGCTCCAAAGATGCCCAAGGCAAATGCAACCGAGGCCGAGGTGGCAGACTTCCTGAAGAAATCCGACGCTATTGTATCGCTTTACTTGAAGGATCAGGGGATCCCACTGCCTGAGGGCTCTGTAGTGGCGTATGATTCCGCCAATCAAACCCTGGTGATACGCACCTCCGGGAAGGCGCACGAGCAGATCGGTGCCTGGGCGACCACCTTGATCAACCAGGTGCCTGCCTCCCTGACCTTTGCCACCTATCTGATCGAGGCGGAGGCGACTGAAGTGCGCAAGCTTGTGAACGAAGCTGGCGGCAAAGGGGATCATTCGGCTCAGTTGGCCAAACTCAAAGCCTTGGTGGGAGAAGGGAAAGGCCGGCAGGTCGATCTGCTGCGCCTGGAGACGCGCAGCGGCCAGCGGGCGACCGTGGTGCACGGAGAAGAAAGGGTCAATGGCGTCGAGCTTTCGGGATCGAAGAATGGCTGGACGGCGCATGCCAATGACACCCGAGAGATTGGGGCGCGCATGGAGTTGGATCCCGTGCTCGGCCCAGATGGGGAGACGCTGGATATCAATATCGCCATTGATCATGACTATCGCCTGCCGTTGGACCGCTGGGAGCCCGTGGCGCAGACAGGCTCAGGGTTGCGCGCGGACGTTCGAGTGACTGACTACTACCGGGTAAACGTCACCACTGCCCAAACGATGCTGAGCGGCACGGCCCGGCTCCTGGGGGTATGGAAGCCTGAAGGCGCGCAAGAACCGGGGCGGGAAAACCGGTTGTTGGTGGCCATCGTCCGGGCGGATGTCGTGCCGCTGCTGGCAGCACTGGACCGTCAGTTGGAGACGATCTTTGCCGCACACGCAGAGAAACTGCGGCCCACTCCGACCGCCGCACCAGGGGTCGTGCAGGATCCGTCTCTGCCTGCGGGCATGATTATTCGACGTTTCAAGGTGGTGCCCAGCTTTCTGTCGGCTGCCGCTTCCAGAGATTCTGCGGCACCTGCCGCTGCCGCTGCGGCTGACCCCTTCGCAGCAGGGTCCATGCCGAATGAGCCCCGCATGACGGTGCGCATCACCGCACTGGATATCCTCCGAGCCCAGGGGATCGTTTTTCCTCAAGGCGCATCGGCAAATTTCAATGCGGCCACGAGCGAGCTGATCGTTCGAAACACCCCGGAGAACATGGCATTGGTCGAGACGTTCATCGACACCCTCACCTCAGTCCTGCCGATCAATGTTGCGTTTAATACCCAGATCGTGCAGGCGGACGGCACCTTCTTGCGCAAGCTAGAGGAAGAGTATGCCTCCCGTGCGGACCACGGAAAAATGTGGCAGGCGGTTGAGGAAGCCATCGCCCAAGGGCGAGCCAGCTACGTGCAATCCCTCTGGATTGGTACCCGGTCCGGGCAGCGGGTCATCACGCAAGTGAGGCGCGAGTATTCCTATGTGAGCGAGGCCGCGACTGAGAAGGAGGAGGCTCCAAAGAAGGCCGCCGACTCCAAGGCCACGCCACCTGAGCAGGCAGCAACTCCAGCTGCCGATGACGCCCAGAAGGCTGATGGGAGACTAAGCCCCGTCATCGAAATGCGTCCGGTGGGAACCTCTCTTGAATTGGATCCGGTCATCGATCCAGATGGCCGGACCATCGATGTCAACTACGCGCTGGAGCGTGACTATGCCGCGCCGACGTTGCGGCTGCCGCTGTCAAGCGATGATCCGAAGGTCATGAAGTTGGATGCCCCTGCCACAAGTTTCCACAGGGCAAGAATGACCACTTCGATCACCTACCTGCCAGGGATGATCCGGTTGATCGGTATCTGGAAACCTGAGGGGGCGCCGAATGCCGAAGGAGCGGATGTCATGCAGGCCGCTTTCATGCGAGCGAACCTTGATCCTGTGGGCCCGACCGACAAGTAGTTGGCCGGGTCCACCGATGGGGGACGGCCTATTTCTTGCGGGGCAGCGCGCGTGTTGCCCCGCCGCTGATGCCGCCGTCCACCAGCAGCGTCTGGCCGGTGACGTAGCGGCTGCCTTCAGAGGCGAGGAAGAGGAGGGGGGACTCGAGATCGTCCATGCTACCGGGGCGTTTCACTGGGATGCGGTCGGTCAGGTAGTCCACCCAGTCGGCATCCTGGTACATCACGGCGTTCTGTGCGGTCTTGAACCAGCCGGGGGCCAGGACGTTGACGGTGATGCCGTCCTTGCCCCAGTCATCGGCCAGGCTCATGGCGAGTTGTTTCACCCCACCGCGGCTCGCGCCATAGGGGGCCAGACCAGCATAACCTGCCACGCAGGTGACGGAGCCGATGAGGATGATGCGCCCGTACCGGGCGGGGATCATGAGTTCCTTGGCGGCCTGTTGGGCGAGGAAAAACGAGCCCCGCAGGTTGGTGTCGAGAATGAGGTTCCAGTCATCCCAGGTGACGTCCACAGAGGGCTTGCGCACGTTGCAGCCCGCGTTGCAGACGAGGATGTCCAGCTTGCTGTAGTGGGCCTTGGCCTCCTGAACGGAGGCCACAATGCTTTCATAGGACCGCACGTCCAGCTCCAGCGGGAGCGCCCGGCGCCCCAGGTCTTCCACCCGCTTCACGATGTCGTCCAGGGACTTCAAGGTCCGGCTGGTGAGCACCAAATCCGCGCCGGCCTGGGCCAGAGTCATGGCGAAGCGGTCCCCCAGACCACGGGAGGTGCCGGAGACAAATGCGACCTGTCCGGCGAGGGAAGGTGTGGACGGAGAGGGGGGCGAAGCGGGACTGCTCATGGTATGGGTGAGTGAGAAAAAGGAGCGGTTATCAAACGCAGGGAGCGGCCCGGTGGCAAGGAGATGTCCTTCGATTTATAGTCGCCCCTTGTCCCCGCGTGGCACTTTCCCGCATCCTAAGCTTGGAAACGCGTTATTTTGGCTATATAAAATATTTGCATGCCAGCAACCTTCCGCTGCCCAATGTACTTCACAGGCCGGGCTCGACCTCTGGGCCTGTGGTTGACGCTGAGTTTTGTGCTAGGTGGCCCCCTGTTGCGGGCGGCTTCGCCCGCGTCCAGCAAGGCGGCGAAGCCCAAGCCTCCGGCTGCCATCCCGGTGGCCCAAGTGCCCTCGGTCGTGGAGGGGTTGCAGGCGCTGGGCAGTGGTCCCGCCCGTCTGGTGTGGGTGCTGGGGCGGGATGTGGAGGACCTGTTTGTGCAGGGGAAGACCGGGCAGCTCTATGTGCTGGACACAGAGGATGGCAAAGGCCAGCGCTGCCTGCTGGAGGAGGTGACCAGCTACGCGAAGCCCATGCTCTCCCCCGATGGCCGGCAGATTGTCTTCACCAATCTGGACCAGAAGGCGGTCTTCGCGGTGAACTTCGACGGCACCGGGTTGCGCAAGTTGGTGGAGGGGTATGCTTCCGATGTCTGGTGGGACCCGGGAACCAGCCACACCTGGGTGTATGTGCGCCAGGGGTATCGGGACACGCGGGGGGGCGTCATTCGCTGCCGGCTGGACAATCCAAAGGTGGTCGAAAAGGTCTGGCAGGCTGCGCCGACAGGGCAGCCCTTTATTTCCTATTTCCAGCTCAGCCGGGACGGCAGTGCGGCGGTGGATACCTTCCCCTGGCCGCAGGTGGGGCTGGCCAACATCGCGGAAGGCGGCTACTCCGCCTTGGGCAAGGGCTGCTGGCCGGGCATCGCCCCGGATGACAGCGACCGCTGCTTCTACTTCACCGGCACGCACAACGCGATAGTGCTCTCGGACACCTTTGCCAAGACCACCCGGACGATCTCGATGACGACCATGCCGGGGCTGAGCTCATCCACGGCGTTCCACCCCCGCTGGAGCAATCACCCCCGCATTCTCACGGTGACCGCCCCGGAGGGAAAGCCGGACACGGAACTGTATGCCGGCATCTTCGACGTGAACTTCACGAAGATCGAGAAATGGGTGCGAATCACCCACAACCAGCAGGCGGAGTGCTTTGGTGATGCGTGGTTTGCGACCGGCATCCAGCCCGTGAAGACGGAGTCTTCGTTCGCCAGGAAGCGGGAGACCACGAAGCTCAAGACGGTGAGCCCGGGGCTGGTCTTTCGTTGGGAGAATGAGAAGGCCACGAATGCCATCTTTGATCCGGATGGTGGAAATAACCGCTTCTGCCGTGCGGTGCTGGAAGGGGATGCGGTGCCCAACGCGTGGTCTGGCGCGGAGTTGCGGAACGGTGCCCTGGTGGCGGATGAGGAAAGCACGGCCGCGGTCGTGCAGGCCTGCTCTGGGCAGCAGGCATTCAG contains these protein-coding regions:
- a CDS encoding SDR family NAD(P)-dependent oxidoreductase codes for the protein MSSPASPPSPSTPSLAGQVAFVSGTSRGLGDRFAMTLAQAGADLVLTSRTLKSLDDIVKRVEDLGRRALPLELDVRSYESIVASVQEAKAHYSKLDILVCNAGCNVRKPSVDVTWDDWNLILDTNLRGSFFLAQQAAKELMIPARYGRIILIGSVTCVAGYAGLAPYGASRGGVKQLAMSLADDWGKDGITVNVLAPGWFKTAQNAVMYQDADWVDYLTDRIPVKRPGSMDDLESPLLFLASEGSRYVTGQTLLVDGGISGGATRALPRKK
- a CDS encoding FAD-dependent oxidoreductase, giving the protein MMRSHLPTLLAAAMTLAVSPAVTHAANSAFIEAESFDIYGGWVLDTQFIEIIGSPYLMAHGLGTPVKDATTTVQKSVPAGKYRVWVRTKNWVGHWDAKGAPGKFQLSLNGKTLDKDFGTTGKDWQWDDGGTVDLAAGPLKVGLQDKTGFNGRVDAIYLTTDLDAKPPVEAKALASFRHKELGLPDTPPETKEYDLVVVGGGYAGTAAALSGARQGLKVALIQNRPVLGGNGSSEVQVWAQGGTRRGLYPHLGEIVEEFTDRASNSPGLPEEYGDELKEGVARKEKNLDLFLNNHVWKVEMDKSRVPKIRGAVALNTKTGEEKKFVGKFFVDCTGHGYLGALAKASFTMLEKGHMGMSNMWVVAKQDAAQSWPETPWALELTPEEDFPTPRPLKSKNFPQNTTFMPSDLLHGEWFWESGFDKHPIEDLELVRDWNFRAVFGAFSAMRKSNPEKYANYGFQWLAFIGGTRESRLLQGDIVLTQEDIVSKKEFPDGCVPTTWDLDLHYPKEQYMKKYGDNPFISRAAFGKGVDRRNGYPVPYRCFYSKDVENLFMAGRNISVDHNALGSTRVMRTCGMMGEVVGKAAYLCVRHQTSPRGVYEQYLDNLKDLMRQPGAMRRDAIESPLYLPKDAAKLPEIVHDHIAINTLEGIVIDDNDAELTGKWAVGEGLKPFVNEGYRYGAEAGASARFAFSVKETGKYEVRISYQPHENRSKEVPVSVLSADGEKTFKVDQSKAAELPKGFHSLGTFKFNAGEEAAVVFRTAGANGNVHLDSVQVLPAK
- a CDS encoding LamG-like jellyroll fold domain-containing protein, whose protein sequence is MPATFRCPMYFTGRARPLGLWLTLSFVLGGPLLRAASPASSKAAKPKPPAAIPVAQVPSVVEGLQALGSGPARLVWVLGRDVEDLFVQGKTGQLYVLDTEDGKGQRCLLEEVTSYAKPMLSPDGRQIVFTNLDQKAVFAVNFDGTGLRKLVEGYASDVWWDPGTSHTWVYVRQGYRDTRGGVIRCRLDNPKVVEKVWQAAPTGQPFISYFQLSRDGSAAVDTFPWPQVGLANIAEGGYSALGKGCWPGIAPDDSDRCFYFTGTHNAIVLSDTFAKTTRTISMTTMPGLSSSTAFHPRWSNHPRILTVTAPEGKPDTELYAGIFDVNFTKIEKWVRITHNQQAECFGDAWFATGIQPVKTESSFARKRETTKLKTVSPGLVFRWENEKATNAIFDPDGGNNRFCRAVLEGDAVPNAWSGAELRNGALVADEESTAAVVQACSGQQAFSLAFSAQAARTGNDAKGTLVAIGRQGKVPSLSVDQVGPALFVTVQTDDGRVKHLGMGAVSDREPTQWLLVYADGLLECYRNGLMERSSSVRPEFMSWSTSSLRFGSRSDGTEPWQGALDGIEIFQRPLAPREVADLYTHEAGNWAQRAAPPRLVVEAELEERSALPDPAKIAPYTRALVESVWKVRKVLNGTLKEKRLVVLHWCILGSQPVETPAKPGTLKRLTVEPLEAHAQLQGELRATDVLDAELPVFYEVR
- a CDS encoding D-Ala-D-Ala carboxypeptidase family metallohydrolase — its product is MKTEWSVDQGWGLVGMGVAAAATLALLLAFAGIIAPVTHRNDSRASDRADDDEFSRMLAELDSVRPKVSSPVLQVPPPKPQTTSSNDPLTTVPEPQPVAAVKISTPQNDPATHPAPVIEPVLFPALTAAEIAEAAEVQPAPGPAEVKPPVVSPETMPEPMADPVAENEAVVAMNPVVAGMPQAAPAVVTRQDPPPAPLLVEGGKHGTLTGGAVPQDLVAMMPKESHEPLRSPRTQMADGPLAPVEEVEDCNKMWSGKPEELVSIRKKAGLHPAGFSIAFRGLVNPYPLMSTLCMPGETVEIKVVAPRGKGDFVVKAEGGTASPKGNELLVWNWVVPETPGLYCLQITNRDTGGMMCLHGLVCVPYRGEERLEGYQIGQYQKTPLNNNLRYAMPLGLFRVTREMEDTWLTPHFQLRQFMCKQVSTYPKFVLLESSLLLKLEALVEGLEKRGIKEGSIFVASGYRTPAYNKALGNTTVYSRHLYGDAADILVDQDRDARLDDLNKDGKVDAKDTVWLTKLVAEVSSSFPAAFEGGLGLYPFKSPATAFIHTDTRGEPTRWGFPQANNRLRPGPKRLLQPCDDGCGHEHQVSVLMADLSGWRVPLARPAGAGSIFHPASGAFAIPH